GACCGCGTCGTCACGCAGGATCTCGCCCGTCTCGGCGTGGACGAAGACGGTGATCGGCACGCCCCAGGCGCGCTGGCGCGAGACCACCCAGTCGGGCCGGTTCTCGATCATGCCGCGCAGGCGGTTGCGGCCGGCGGGCGGCACGAAGCGGGTCGCGTCGATCGCGCTCACGGCGCGCTCGCGCAGGGTGCCGCCGGCGGGCGCGTGCTCGGTCGCCGGGATCTCCTGGTCCATGGCGATGAACCACTGCGGCGTGTTGCGGAAGATGACCGGCTTCTTGGAGCGCCAGGAATGCGGGTACTGGTGCTTCAGCCGCCCGCGGGCGATCAAGGCGCCGGCGGCGACCAGCGCGTCGATCACCGCCTGGTTGGCCTTGCCCTTGTCACCCTTGTCGGTGATCACGGCGAGCCCCTCGAACCCCGGCGCGTCCTTGGTGTAGAGGCCGTCGGCGCCCACCGTGTAGGGGATGCCGGACGGGATGCCCGCCGCGTCGAGGTCGCGCTTGTGCGCGGTCCACACCTCGAAGTCCTCCACGCCGTGGCCCGGCGCGGTGTGGACGAAGCCGGTGCCGGCATCGTCGGTCACATGGTCGCCCGGCAGCATCGGGACGGGGAAGCGATAGCCGCCGCTCTCGTGCCCGGCGAGCGGGTGGGCGGCGCGGTAACCGGACAGCTCGGCGCCGGTGACGTCGCGCACCCGCTCCCAGGCGGTGACGCGGGTGGACGTCAGCACCTCGTCGGCGAGCGTGTCGGCCAGCACCAGCCGCGCTCCGGCCTTCAGCCAGTTCTCCTCGGGCGCCTCGGTCACCGTGTAGAGCCCGTAGGCGATGCCGGGGCCGTAGGCGACCGCGCGATTGCCGGGGATCGTCCAGGGCGTCGTCGTCCAGATGACGACCGAGGCCCCCTCCAGGCCGCCGGCGGAATGCGCCTCGGCGTGGGTGACGTCCATCGGCATCTCGTGCGAGATCATGCCGCCTTCGACCTCTGGCGCGAAGCACACCGGGCTCGACGGCTCGTTGACGTCGGCCGTTTCGATCCGCGTCAGCGGGAACGCCACGGTGATCGTGTCGGACTGGTAGTCGTGATACTCGACCTCGGCCTCGGCGAGCGCGGTGCGCTCCACGACCGACCACATCACCGGCTTGGAGCCGCGGTAGAGCTGGCCGGAGGAGGCGAACGTCATCAACTCGCGGGCGATCTGCGCCTCGGCGGCGTAGCTCATCGTCAGGTACGGGCCCGACAGCGGCACCCCGGCGGAGAAGTTGTCGTCCCAGTCGACCGGGAAGTCGCCCACCACGCCCAGCCGCTCGAACTCCTCGCGCTGCACGCCGACCCAGTGGCGCGCATAGTCGCGGCACTCGGACCGGAAGTCGACGATCGGCACGTCGTCCTTGTTCTTTCCCTTGGCGCGGTACTGCTCCTCGACCTTCCACTCGATCGGCAGGCCGTGGCAGTCCCAGCCGGGGACGTAGTTGGCGTCGTAGCCCAGCATCTGGTGCGAGCGGACGACGAAGTCCTTGAGGATCTTGTTGAGCGCCGTGCCGATGTGGATGTTGCCGTTGGCGTAGGGCGGGCCGTCGTGCAGGATGAACTTCTCGCGCCCGGCCGACACCTCGCGCAGGCGCTTGTAGAGGTCCATCTCCTTCCACTTCGCCAGCCACTCGGGCTCCTTCTTGGGAAGGCCCGCGCGCATGGGAAAGTCGGTCTGCGGCAGGAACAGCGTCTTGGAATAGTCGCGGGTCACGGCGGCAGAATCGGACATTTCGGGCGCTTTCTGGACGGGCGCGGCAGATCCGCGCCACGGTTGGCGGACGAGCGGGGCGTATCGCACCCGGATCGTTGGCAGAACGGGAATTTGCCCGCTCGTGTCAAGCCCAGGCCGGCCGCTGTCAAGCCCGCGTCGGCGCCCGGCCCGCCGCCGCCGCGCCCCACCGGTGAGGTGGGGCCGCTACAGGACCTGGAACACGAAGACGATCGCCGACAGGTCGAGGTCGTTGAGGAGATAGACGCGGAACGGCTCGGACCGCGCCACCTGCCGCCAGCGCCCGGCGTCGGCCAGCGCCGTGATCGCGGCGGGGAAGCCCTGCTCCTCGAACGTGTCGGCCCGCAGGTTGAAGACGACGTAGCCGCCCGGCGCCGTCACCCGCACCAGCTCGGCAAGGCTCTCGGGCGGCGCATGGCCGGGGCCGAAGGCGCCGACGCAGGCGGTGTTGGCGAAGTCGGCGTCGGCGAAGGGGAGGGCGGTGAGATCACCCTCCGTCAACGCCGCGTAGATCCCCCGCGCCTCGGCGTGCGCCAGCATCGCAGGCGACAGGTCGACCCCCGTCAGCGGGCCGTAGCCCAGGAGCGCCAACGCATCGCCGACGACGCCGGTGCCGCACGCCGCGTCGAGCACTGGCCCCGCGTCCGGCGCGGCGTACCGGGCGAGGAAAGCGCTCGCCAGGTACGGGATGCGAATGCCCTGGCCGACGGTGTCGATCTCGTAGTCCGCCGCCCAGGTCTCGTAGTAGTCGCGTGTCTCGGCGGATGAGGCGGGGCCGTAGACCGCCTGCAACGTGCCGGGAGGTGCGGGGCGCCGGCTCAAAGGTTCGGCAGCAGCGCGTCGGCGCTGGAGGCAACGGCCTTGCCCGGCGCGTCCTCGATGTTGAGCACCTTCACCACGCCGTCCTCGACGAGCATCGCGTAGCGCTTGGAGCGAATGCCCATGCCGAAGCCCGAGGCGTCGATGTCGAGACCGGCGGCGCGGGTGAAGTTGGCCGAACCGTCGGCGAGGAAGGTGATCTTGGTGCCCGCCTCGGTCGACTTCGACCAGGCGTTCATCACGAAGACGTCGTTGACCGCGACGACGGCGATCTCGTCGATCCCCTTGGCCTTGATGTCGTCGTAGGCGGTGAGGAAGCCGGGGAGGTGGTTGTTGTGGCAGGTCGGCGTGAAGGCACCCGGCACGCCGAAGATCACCACGCGCCGGCCTTTGGTCAGCTCCTCGGTCGTCACGTCGGACGGGCCGTCCGTGGTCATCGTCTTGAAAGTCGCTTCGGGAAGGTTGGAGCCGACATCGATCGTCATCAGGGTGTCTCCTCGTGATGCGTTTGCGCAGATGTATAGGTGTCCGCTGCGGCAAACGACACCCCCGGCACGAACCGTGCCTACACGCCTCGAATTGGTGTGCTACGTTGGTGGTGGCGTGGCTCTGGGAGGCGGCCCATGGATAGGACGGAAGGGTATCTGGAAGGTCAGTGCCTTATTGCGATGCCGCAGATGGGCGACGAGCGGTTCGACCGTGCGGTCGTCTTCCTCTGCGCCCACTCGGAGGAGGGCGCCATGGGCATCATCGTCAACAAGCCGGCCAAGAACGTCTCGTTCGTCGACCTCCTGACCCAGCTGGGCGTCGTCGAGGAGGACAGCGCCATCCGCCTGCCGGACACCGCGCGAAACGTCGCAGTCCACAACGGCGGCCCGGTGGAGACCGGCCGCGGCTTCGTCCTCCACACCTCCGACTTCATGCTGAAGGAGGCGACGCTGGTCGCCGGCGACGACGTCTGCCTCACGGCGACGGTGGAGATCCTGCGCGCGATCGCGCACGGGTCGGGCCCCAGCCAGGCGCTCCTGGCGCTCGGCTATGCCGGGTGGGCGCCCGGCCAGCTCGAGGCGGAGATCGCCGGCAACGGATGGCTCCACTGCGCCGCCGATCACGACCTCCTGTTCGACATGGACGTCGGGAGCAAGTACGAACGGGCCGTGAAGAAGCTCGGCTTCGCGCCGCAGGTGCTCTCCTCGGCCGCCGGTCACGCCTGACCCGGCGCCGTCCCGATGACGGGATTGTGTTGACAGAGCGCCGCCTTACGGGCTTCTGAAAACGGCCTTGGCGGGAGGATTGGTTCCGGGTGCAGTACATCTCCACGAGAGGCGGCGCCGAGCCGCTGGGCTTTTGCGATGCGACGCTGACGGGCCTCGCCCCGGACGGCGGCCTGTTCGTGCCCGAGCGCTACCCCACTCTCGACACAGCGACTCTCTCGTCTCTCGTCGGCGCCCCGTTCGAGACGATGGCCCACACCGTGCTCTCCCGCTTCACCGGCGGTGAGCTGACCGACGCCGACCTGAAGGCCGACATCGATGCCGCGATGGGCACCTTCGCCCACACCGCGCGCACCCCCTTGGTGCAGATCGGCCCCAGCCACTTCATCCTCGAGCTGTTCCACGGCCCCACGCTGGCGTTCAAGGACGTCGCGATGCAGACCCTGGCGCGGCTGATGGACCGCATTTTGTCGCAGCGCGGCCGCCGGGCGACCATCGTCACCGCGACGTCCGGCGACACCGGCGCCGCCGCCGCCGACGCCTTCCGCGGCCGCTCCGCGATCGACCTCTTCATCCTCTATCCGCACGGCCGGGTCTCGGAGGTGCAGCGCCGGCAGATGACCACGATCGCCGACGACAACGTCCACACCCTCGCCGTCGAGGGCGACTTCGACGACTGCCAGCGCATCGTCAAAGCGCTCTTCGTCGACCGCGCGTTCAACGAGCGCGTCGCCATGTCGGGCGTGAACTCGATCAACTGGGCCCGCGTCGCGGCGCAGATCACCTATTATCTGTTCGCCGCGCTGGCGTTGGGCGCGCCGCACCGCAAGATCGCCTTCTCGGTGCCGACCGGCAACTTCGGCGATATCCTCGCCGGCTACGTCGCCCACGAGATGGGCCTGCCGGTGGCCGAGCTGATCATCGCCACCAACCAGAACGACATTCTCGACCGCACGCTGAAGACCGGCCGCTACATGCCCGGCCGCGTCGCCCCGTCGACCTCGCCGTCGATGGACATCCAGGTATCCTCGAACTTCGAGCGCCTGGTGTTCGACCTGTCCGGCCGCGACGCCGCGTCCGTGAAGGGCCGCATGGCGGACCTGTCGGACGGCTTCGCGCTGAGCGACGCCGAACTCGGCCGGATGAAGACCCTCTTCACCTCCGGCCGCGCCGACGACGAGGACACCCGCCGGATCATCGGCGAGGTCTACGCCGAGACGGGCCTCGTCGTGGACCCGCACACCGCCGTGGGCCTCAAGGCCGCGCGTGAGGCGAGGGTGCCCGCCGGCACCCCGGTCGTGACCTTGTCGACGGCGCACCCGGCCAAGTTCCCCGACGCGGTGGAGGCCGGCTGCGGCCGCCGCCCCGAGCGGCCGGAGCGCCTCGCCGCGGTGATGAGCGACCCCGAGCGCTCCACCACCGTCCCGGCCGACGTGAAGGCCGTGGCCGATATCGTCGTCGACCGTTCGCGCGCGGTGGCGGCATGACCGAGCTGACCAAACTCCCGTCCGGCCTCACCGTCGTCTCCGACACGATGGCCCATGTCGACAGTGTCGCCGTCGGCGTTTGGGTCGAGACCGGCACCCGCTCCGAGCTTGAGGGCGAGCACGGCATCGCCCACTTCATGGAGCACATGGCCTTCAAGGGCACGGCCAACCGGTCCGCCCGTGCCATCTCCGAGGCGATCGAGAGCGTCGGCGGCGAGATCAACGCCGCCACCAGCGTCGAGACCACGGCCTACCACGCGCGGATGCTGACCGAGGATCTCTCCCTCGCGCTCGGCATCTTCTCGGACATCCTCACCGTCCCCGCCTTCGATCCGGCCGACGTCGAGCGCGAGCGCCACGTCATCCTGCAGGAGATCGGCGCCGCGGAGGACATCCCCGAGGACCGCGCCTTCGACGCGCTCCCCGAGGCGGCCTTCGTCGGCCAGCCGCTCGGCCGGCGCATCCTCGGGACCAGAGCCTCGGTCGGCGCCGTCTCGCCGGATGCGCTGCGCGACTTCTTCGCCGCCAACTACACCGCCCCGGCGATGACCGTCGTCGCCGCCGGACAGGTGGAGCACGCCCGCTTCGTCGACGAGGTCGCCCGCGCCTTCGAGCGGGTGCCGACGCGTCCCGCCCGCGCCGCCCCCGCCGCCAACTATACCGGCGGCGCCGCGGCCGAGAGCGACGACGCGTCCGAGTGTCAGCTCATCTTCGGCTTCGAGGGGCGCGCCGCACTCCATGACGACGCCGTCGCCGCGCAGCTCGCCGCGATGGTGCTCGGCGGGGGGCTGTCCTCGCGCCTCTTCCAGGCTCTGCGCGAAGAGCGCGGCCTCGTCTACGACACGTCCGCCTTCCACTGGGCGTTCTCCGATTCGGGCGTCTTCGCCATCCACCTCGCCACCTCTCCGGGCGATGTCGCCGAGGCGCGCGCCGTCGTCCTCGACGAGCTGGAGAGCGCCATCGCCACCATCACCGCCGAGGAGCTGAACCGGGCCAAGGCGCAGCTCAAGGCGGGGCTCCTGATGAGCCGCGAGAGCTGCAATGCGCGCATGGGTCAGGCCGCCCGGCAGGCGATCGTCTTCGGCCGACCGGTCACCAAGGACGAGCGCGTCGCCGAGATCGAGCAGGTGAGCGACGCGGACGTGCGCCGCATCCTGGGCGAGGTCTCACGCTCGGTGCCGACCGTCGTCACCATCGGTGCGACCGACGCCATGGACGCCGCCGCCATCAGCGCCCGGTTCGGGGCGAAGGTCGCCGCCCTATGAGTGCGCTGCCGCGTTCTGGTCCCGTGCGCGGCACTGCCGCCCTGAACGAGAGCACGGTGATCAGCGGCATCCGCACCCGGCTGAAGATGCCGGTCGCCAACGACTATACCGACTGGAGCAAGCTGCGGGCCGAGAGCCGGCACTTCCTCAAGCCCTGGGAGCCGACCTGGCCCCGCGACGACCTGACCCGGATGGCCTTCCGCCGCCGCCTGCGCCGCTACCACCGCGAGATCCGTGCCGACGAGGGCTACGCCGTCTTCGTCTACGAGGCCGACAGCGGGGCGCTCGCCGGCGGGATCACCCTGGCGCACGTCAAGCGCGGCGTGACACAGTCCTGCTCGCTCGGCTATTGGATGGGCGAGCGGTTCGCCGGGCAGGGGCTCATGGGCGACGCCGTGCGTGCCATCGTCCCCTTCTGCTTCGAGACCCTCGGCCTCAACCGTATCGAGGCCGCCACCCTGCCGCACAACGAGCGCTCGATCCGTCTTCTGAAGCGCGTCGGCTTCACCGAGGAGGGGTACGCGCGGCGCTTCCTGTGCATCAACGGCGCCTGGCGCGATCACATCCTGTTCGGCCTGGTCAACGGGGACACCATCGACCCCACGCGAGATACCCCCTCATGATGCGCTGGCTTCTGGCCGCACTGATGGCCCTGACGAGCGTGAACGCGATGGCCGTCGAGGCCGTGCCCGTCGGCAACACGCCGGTGGTCGACCTGCGTCCGCTCGCCGAGATCTACCTGGACGAGCCGGAGCGCTTGCAGGTTTCCACCGCGCCGGACATCAACGGCGTGGTGCAGCGGATCGAGGTGACGCCGACCCACGAGGGGACGCGGCACTGGGCGGTCATCGGCCTGCAGAACCCCGGTGACGAGCAGCTCGACCGCCTGCTGGTGGCGCAGCACCATCGCCTCGGCGGCTCGGGCATCGTCAACCCGGACCTCGGCTCGGTTCGCATCGTCGGCATCACACCGTCGGAAGGGTTCCCGCCGCAGCGCGTCCCCTCGACCGACGCCGACGTCTTCCTCATCACGCTGGATCCCGGTGCGACGGTGACCTTCGTGCTCGAACTGGGCGACGAGAACCTGCCGATGCTGCGTCTGTGGGACCCCAACGCCTACCGCGACAGCCAGAACGCCTACACCCTCTTCAAGGGCATCATCGTCGGCATCGCCGGGCTGATGGCGCTGTTCTTCCTGGCGATGTTCGTCATCAAGGGCACGATGATGTTCGCCGCCTCGGCGGTGCTCGCCTGGGTCGCCTTCGGCTACGTGCTGATCGACTTCTCGTTCCTCGCCGACATCATCGCCACGCGCCTCGCGTCGGAGACGGCGCTGCGCGCCTTCAGCGAGGCGGTGCTCGTCATCGCGCTGGCGGCGTTCGTCCTGTCCTACCTGCAGATCACCCGCTGGCGGCTGCGCAACACCAGCCTCCTGATCGCCTTCCTGCCCCTGGCCGCCGTCGCCGGCTGGCTCGCCTTCCAGACGCCGACCCTCGTCGCCCAGCTGTCGCGCCAGGCGCTGCCGGTGGTGGCCTTGCTCGGCCTCGTCTCGATCATCGTCTCGGCGATCCGCGGCAACGAGCGTGCGGTGATGATCCTGCCGACGTGGGTGCTGCTGATCGCCTGGATCGTCGCCGCGGGCATGACCGTCACCGGCGGGGTCGAAAACGACTTCGTCCAGCCCGCGCTCAATGGCGGGCTGGTGCTGCTCGTCCTGTTGATCGGATTCACGGTGATGCAGCACGCCTTCGCGGGCACCACCATCGCCCCCGCGCTCGCCAAGAACGTCGAGCGGGACGTGCTGGCGCTGGCCGGGGCCGGCGACATCGTCTGGGACTGGGACCTGCAGCGCGACCACATCACCTGCGGCGCCGAGGTCGAGAGCCGGCTCGGCATGGACAAGGGCGCCCTGCAAGGGCCGCCGCAGGACTGGTTCCCCGCGCTCCACCCGCAGGACCGCGACCGCTTCCGCGCCGTGCTCGACGCCACCACCGAGCGCCGCCGCGGCCGCATCAACGACATCTTCCGCTTCCGTGGCGTCGACGGGCACTTCCGCTGGTTCCGCCTGCGCGCCCGCCCGGTCATCGGCACCGACGGCGAGATCATCCGTTGCGTCGGCACGCTGACCGACGTGACGGAGGCCAAGACCGTCGAGGAGCGGCTGCTGCACGACAGCGTCTACGACAATCTGACGGGCCTGCCCAATCAGGCGCTGTTCCTCGATCGGATCGAGATGGCGCGCGCCTGGTCCAATGAGCAGACCGCGCAGCGTCTCTTCGTGGTCGTCGTCAATCCGGACAACTTCTCGGAGATCAACGACCAGTACGGCCAGTCGGTCGGCGATTCGGTGCTTCTGACGATGGCCCGCCGCCTCGGCCGTATCCTGCGCCGGCACGACAGTGTCGCCCGCCTCTCCGGCGATTCCTTCGGACTCTTGGTCTACTCCGACCCCAACAAGCTGGACGATCTCGCCGAGCGGGTGCGCGGCGCGATGGGGACGCCGATCCCGTTCGCGGAGGAGGAGATCGTCGTCATCTGCTCGCTCGGCATCGCCGGGATCGACCTCAAGGCCGAGAACGCCTCGGAGATCCTCGACAACGCCGAGCTGGCGCTGCGGCGGGCCAAGCGCCAGGGCGGCGACCGGGCCGAGGTGTTCGATCCGCTGATGCGCCGCCTCAACATGTCCGGCCGCTCCCTCGCCCGCGACCTGAAGCGCGCCATCGCCGAGGACAAGGTCAAGCTGCAGTTCCGCCCGGTGATGGACTTCGAGACCGGCAAGATCACCGGCTACGAGGCCGTCCCCTCCTGGCAGCACCCGTTGCAGGGGCCGCTCTCCTGGGGCGAACTGCTCGACGTCGCCTCGCACGAGAACATGGCGCTGCAGATGGCGCTGGCGACGCTCGACCGCTGCGGCCAGACGCTCGGCGAGTGGCGCTCGGGCGGCAACCCGCTGAACCTGATGGTCACGCTCCCCATCGCCGAGGCCTTCCGCTCCGAGCTCGTCGGCGACATGAAGACCATCATCGCCCGCGCCCGCGTCGAGCCCGGCACGCTGCAGATCGGCATCCCCGAGCGCATCGTCTCCGACAATCCGGAGTTCTGCGTCCAGCTGATCTCCCGCCTCAGGGACGTCGGCGTCTCGGTCTGGCTGGTCGACTTCGCGCGCCGCACCAGCGCGCCCACCATTCTCTCGCGCCTCGCCATCGACGGTGTGCGCTTCGACGAGGGGCTCACCCGCGTCGGCGACCAACCCCGTTCGGAGAAGCTGATCGAGGCGATGTTCCAGGTCGCAGGGGCGCTCGATGCCAAAGTCATGGTCGCGGGGGTGGAGACCGAGGCGCAGGCGGCTAAGCTGAAGAGCCTGGGCGCGGACTACGGCGTCGGCCCGGTGTTCGGGCGGCCGGTCACGTCGCTCGGCAAATCCAAGAAACTCCAGACACAACAAGCAGCGGAATAAACTATGCGGCACGGCGGACAGGTTCTGGTCGAACAGCTCAAGACCGAGGGCGTCGACCGCGTCTTCCAGGTTCCGGGAGAAAGCTTCCTCGCCGCGCTGGACGGCCTGCACGAGTCGGGCGTCGACGTCATCGGCTGCCGCCAGGAGGGTGGCGCCACGATGATGGCCGAGGCCGACGGCAAGCTCACCGGCCGCCCCGGCATCGCCTTCGTGACCCGCGGTCCCGGCGCCACCAACGGCTCCTCGGGCGTCCACGTCGCCATGCAGGATTCGACGCCGATGATCCTCTTCATCGGCCAGGTCGGCGCCGACATGGTCGACCGCGAGGCCTTCCAGGAGGTCGACTACCGGCAGATGTTCGGCCCCCTCGCCAAGTGGGCCGCGCAGATCGACACGCCCGACCGCATCCCCGAATACGTCTCCCACGCCTTCCACACCGCGATGTCCGGCCGCCCCGGCCCGGTGGTGCTGGCGCTCCCCGAGACGATGATCTCCGCCGAGACGTCGGCCCCCTCGGTGCCCGCGTCCAACCCCGCCTTTCCCGAGGCGAGCCCCGGCATGGTCGCCCGCACGATCGAGATGCTGAAGGGCGCCGAGCGGCCGCTCGTCATCGTCGGCGGGCCGGGCTGGTCGTCCCAGACATGCGACGCGCTGCGCGCCTTCGCCGAAGCGTCCGACATCCCGGTCGCCGTCTCGCTGCGCTGCCAGGACTATCTCGATACCCGCTGCCCGCAGGCGGTGGGGGATATGGGCGTCGCCATCGCGCCGGGCCTCAAGAAGGTCGTTACCGAGGCGGACGTCGTCCTCGTCGTCGGCGCGCGCCTCGGCGAGATGACGACCCAGGGTTACACCCTGTTCGAGGTGCCCGAGCCCAGCCAGACGCTCATCCACGTCTACCCGACGGGGGACGAGATCGGCCGCGTCTATCGCCCCGATCTCGGCATCGTCTCCACGCCGACGCCGTTCTTCGAGGCGCTGGCCGCGGGCTGGCCGAAAGGCGGCCCCGAGCCGTGGGCGACATGGCGCCAGGACGCGCGCGCCGCGTTCGAGGCATGGACGACGCCGAAGGAGACCCCCGGCGCGGTGAAGATGGAGGAGGTCGTGTCGCACCTCTCCAAGACGCTGGGCGACAACGCGATCATCACCAACGGCGCCGGCAATTATTCCGGCTGGGTGCACCGTTACTACCGCTTCCGCGGCTGGCGCACGCAGCTGGCGCCGACCTCCGGGTCGATGGGCTACGGCCTGCCGGCCGCGGTGGCGGCGAAGCTGCGCCATCCCGACGAGACGGTGGTCTGCTTCGCCGGCGACGGATGCTTCCAGATGACGTGCCAGGAGTTCGGCACCGCGGCGCAGTATGGTGCCGGGCTCGTCACCATCGTCTCCGACAACGGCATGTACGGCACGATCCGCATGCACCAGGAGCGGCACTATCCCGGCCGCCCGTCGGGAA
This portion of the Acuticoccus sp. I52.16.1 genome encodes:
- the ileS gene encoding isoleucine--tRNA ligase — its product is MSDSAAVTRDYSKTLFLPQTDFPMRAGLPKKEPEWLAKWKEMDLYKRLREVSAGREKFILHDGPPYANGNIHIGTALNKILKDFVVRSHQMLGYDANYVPGWDCHGLPIEWKVEEQYRAKGKNKDDVPIVDFRSECRDYARHWVGVQREEFERLGVVGDFPVDWDDNFSAGVPLSGPYLTMSYAAEAQIARELMTFASSGQLYRGSKPVMWSVVERTALAEAEVEYHDYQSDTITVAFPLTRIETADVNEPSSPVCFAPEVEGGMISHEMPMDVTHAEAHSAGGLEGASVVIWTTTPWTIPGNRAVAYGPGIAYGLYTVTEAPEENWLKAGARLVLADTLADEVLTSTRVTAWERVRDVTGAELSGYRAAHPLAGHESGGYRFPVPMLPGDHVTDDAGTGFVHTAPGHGVEDFEVWTAHKRDLDAAGIPSGIPYTVGADGLYTKDAPGFEGLAVITDKGDKGKANQAVIDALVAAGALIARGRLKHQYPHSWRSKKPVIFRNTPQWFIAMDQEIPATEHAPAGGTLRERAVSAIDATRFVPPAGRNRLRGMIENRPDWVVSRQRAWGVPITVFVHAETGEILRDDAVDAAIAEAFEAEGADAWFAEGAKERFLAGHRADEWEMVTDILDVWFDSGSTHAFCLAKRPDLKWPADVYLEGSDQHRGWFHSSLLESCGTRGRAPYETVVTHGFTMAEDGRKMSKSLGNTIAPQDIIKQYGADILRLWVASQDYADDQRIGAEIMKGVADAYRKLRNSIRWMLGTLAHDDGAPVDLTTAPELERLMLHRLAVLDGEVKDAYRNFDYGHVAHTLMTFANVELSAFYFDIRKDALYCDAPSSARRRAALAVVAKLFDALVTWLAPILPFTMEESWMARGHNGSVHLEGYFQADPEWRNDALAARWEKVRQVRRVVTGALEVERREKRIGSSLEAHPVVTIADDTLRAAVEAVHFADVVIASAVTIRGGAPEADAFTLPEVPGVSVKVGLAEGRRCARSWKVLPEVGSDPRYPDLSPRDAEAMAEIDAAAT
- a CDS encoding class I SAM-dependent methyltransferase produces the protein MSRRPAPPGTLQAVYGPASSAETRDYYETWAADYEIDTVGQGIRIPYLASAFLARYAAPDAGPVLDAACGTGVVGDALALLGYGPLTGVDLSPAMLAHAEARGIYAALTEGDLTALPFADADFANTACVGAFGPGHAPPESLAELVRVTAPGGYVVFNLRADTFEEQGFPAAITALADAGRWRQVARSEPFRVYLLNDLDLSAIVFVFQVL
- a CDS encoding peroxiredoxin; this encodes MTIDVGSNLPEATFKTMTTDGPSDVTTEELTKGRRVVIFGVPGAFTPTCHNNHLPGFLTAYDDIKAKGIDEIAVVAVNDVFVMNAWSKSTEAGTKITFLADGSANFTRAAGLDIDASGFGMGIRSKRYAMLVEDGVVKVLNIEDAPGKAVASSADALLPNL
- a CDS encoding YqgE/AlgH family protein, which codes for MDRTEGYLEGQCLIAMPQMGDERFDRAVVFLCAHSEEGAMGIIVNKPAKNVSFVDLLTQLGVVEEDSAIRLPDTARNVAVHNGGPVETGRGFVLHTSDFMLKEATLVAGDDVCLTATVEILRAIAHGSGPSQALLALGYAGWAPGQLEAEIAGNGWLHCAADHDLLFDMDVGSKYERAVKKLGFAPQVLSSAAGHA
- the thrC gene encoding threonine synthase gives rise to the protein MQYISTRGGAEPLGFCDATLTGLAPDGGLFVPERYPTLDTATLSSLVGAPFETMAHTVLSRFTGGELTDADLKADIDAAMGTFAHTARTPLVQIGPSHFILELFHGPTLAFKDVAMQTLARLMDRILSQRGRRATIVTATSGDTGAAAADAFRGRSAIDLFILYPHGRVSEVQRRQMTTIADDNVHTLAVEGDFDDCQRIVKALFVDRAFNERVAMSGVNSINWARVAAQITYYLFAALALGAPHRKIAFSVPTGNFGDILAGYVAHEMGLPVAELIIATNQNDILDRTLKTGRYMPGRVAPSTSPSMDIQVSSNFERLVFDLSGRDAASVKGRMADLSDGFALSDAELGRMKTLFTSGRADDEDTRRIIGEVYAETGLVVDPHTAVGLKAAREARVPAGTPVVTLSTAHPAKFPDAVEAGCGRRPERPERLAAVMSDPERSTTVPADVKAVADIVVDRSRAVAA
- a CDS encoding pitrilysin family protein; the protein is MTELTKLPSGLTVVSDTMAHVDSVAVGVWVETGTRSELEGEHGIAHFMEHMAFKGTANRSARAISEAIESVGGEINAATSVETTAYHARMLTEDLSLALGIFSDILTVPAFDPADVERERHVILQEIGAAEDIPEDRAFDALPEAAFVGQPLGRRILGTRASVGAVSPDALRDFFAANYTAPAMTVVAAGQVEHARFVDEVARAFERVPTRPARAAPAANYTGGAAAESDDASECQLIFGFEGRAALHDDAVAAQLAAMVLGGGLSSRLFQALREERGLVYDTSAFHWAFSDSGVFAIHLATSPGDVAEARAVVLDELESAIATITAEELNRAKAQLKAGLLMSRESCNARMGQAARQAIVFGRPVTKDERVAEIEQVSDADVRRILGEVSRSVPTVVTIGATDAMDAAAISARFGAKVAAL
- a CDS encoding GNAT family N-acetyltransferase encodes the protein MSALPRSGPVRGTAALNESTVISGIRTRLKMPVANDYTDWSKLRAESRHFLKPWEPTWPRDDLTRMAFRRRLRRYHREIRADEGYAVFVYEADSGALAGGITLAHVKRGVTQSCSLGYWMGERFAGQGLMGDAVRAIVPFCFETLGLNRIEAATLPHNERSIRLLKRVGFTEEGYARRFLCINGAWRDHILFGLVNGDTIDPTRDTPS
- a CDS encoding EAL domain-containing protein; amino-acid sequence: MMRWLLAALMALTSVNAMAVEAVPVGNTPVVDLRPLAEIYLDEPERLQVSTAPDINGVVQRIEVTPTHEGTRHWAVIGLQNPGDEQLDRLLVAQHHRLGGSGIVNPDLGSVRIVGITPSEGFPPQRVPSTDADVFLITLDPGATVTFVLELGDENLPMLRLWDPNAYRDSQNAYTLFKGIIVGIAGLMALFFLAMFVIKGTMMFAASAVLAWVAFGYVLIDFSFLADIIATRLASETALRAFSEAVLVIALAAFVLSYLQITRWRLRNTSLLIAFLPLAAVAGWLAFQTPTLVAQLSRQALPVVALLGLVSIIVSAIRGNERAVMILPTWVLLIAWIVAAGMTVTGGVENDFVQPALNGGLVLLVLLIGFTVMQHAFAGTTIAPALAKNVERDVLALAGAGDIVWDWDLQRDHITCGAEVESRLGMDKGALQGPPQDWFPALHPQDRDRFRAVLDATTERRRGRINDIFRFRGVDGHFRWFRLRARPVIGTDGEIIRCVGTLTDVTEAKTVEERLLHDSVYDNLTGLPNQALFLDRIEMARAWSNEQTAQRLFVVVVNPDNFSEINDQYGQSVGDSVLLTMARRLGRILRRHDSVARLSGDSFGLLVYSDPNKLDDLAERVRGAMGTPIPFAEEEIVVICSLGIAGIDLKAENASEILDNAELALRRAKRQGGDRAEVFDPLMRRLNMSGRSLARDLKRAIAEDKVKLQFRPVMDFETGKITGYEAVPSWQHPLQGPLSWGELLDVASHENMALQMALATLDRCGQTLGEWRSGGNPLNLMVTLPIAEAFRSELVGDMKTIIARARVEPGTLQIGIPERIVSDNPEFCVQLISRLRDVGVSVWLVDFARRTSAPTILSRLAIDGVRFDEGLTRVGDQPRSEKLIEAMFQVAGALDAKVMVAGVETEAQAAKLKSLGADYGVGPVFGRPVTSLGKSKKLQTQQAAE